The following proteins come from a genomic window of Labeo rohita strain BAU-BD-2019 chromosome 25, IGBB_LRoh.1.0, whole genome shotgun sequence:
- the LOC127156621 gene encoding histone H4, producing MSGRGKGGKGLGKGGAKRHRKVLRDNIQGITKPAIRRLARRGGVKRISGLIYEETRGVLKVFLENVIRDAVTYTEHAKRKTVTAMDVVYALKRQGRTLYGFGG from the coding sequence ATGTCTGGAAGAGGCAAAGGCGGCAAGGGACTCGGGAAAGGAGGCGCTAAGCGTCACCGCAAGGTTTTGCGTGATAACATCCAGGGAATCACCAAACCCGCTATCCGTCGTCTTGCTCGCCGTGGCGGTGTAAAGCGTATTTCTGGTCTAATTTATGAGGAGACTCGCGGTGTGTTGAAGGTGTTTTTGGAGAACGTGATCCGCGATGCTGTTACTTACACTGAGCACGCCAAGAGAAAGACCGTCACCGCCATGGACGTCGTGTACGCTCTGAAACGCCAGGGACGCACCCTGTACGGTTTTGGAGGTTAA
- the LOC127156588 gene encoding histone H3-like, translating into MARTKQTARKSTGGKAPRKQLATKAARKSAPATGGVKKPHRYRPGTVALREIRRYQKSTELLIRKLPFQRLVREIAQDFKTDLRFQSSAVMALQESSEAYLVGLFEDTNLCAIHAKRVTIMPKDIQLARRIRGERA; encoded by the coding sequence ATGGCAAGAACTAAACAAACCGCCCGTAAATCCACCGGTGGTAAAGCCCCGAGGAAGCAGCTCGCTACCAAAGCCGCCCGTAAGAGCGCTCCAGCCACCGGCGGCGTCAAGAAGCCTCATCGTTACAGGCCGGGTACCGTGGCTCTGCGAGAGATCCGTCGCTACCAGAAATCCACCGAGCTGCTGATTCGCAAACTGCCCTTCCAGCGTCTGGTCCGAGAAATCGCTCAGGATTTCAAGACGGATCTGCGCTTCCAGAGCTCCGCGGTCATGGCCCTGCAGGAGTCCAGCGAGGCTTACTTGGTCGGTCTGTTTGAGGACACCAACTTGTGCGCCATCCACGCCAAGAGAGTGACCATCATGCCCAAAGATATTCAGCTGGCCCGCCGCATTCGTGGAGAGCGCGCTTAA
- the LOC127156598 gene encoding histone H2A-like, translating to MSGRGKTGGKARAKAKTRSSRAGLQFPVGRVHRLLRKGNYAERVGAGAPVYLAAVLEYLTAEILELAGNAARDNKKTRIIPRHLQLAVRNDEELNKLLGGVTIAQGGVLPNIQAVLLPKKTEKPAKTK from the coding sequence ATGAGTGGAAGAGGCAAAACCGGAGGCAAGGCCAGAGCGAAGGCTAAGACCCGCTCATCCAGGGCAGGACTGCAGTTTCCCGTCGGCCGTGTTCACAGGCTTCTTCGTAAAGGCAACTATGCCGAGCGAGTTGGTGCTGGTGCTCCCGTTTATTTGGCCGCTGTGCTCGAGTATTTGACTGCTGAGATCTTGGAGTTGGCTGGAAACGCCGCTCGGGACAACAAGAAGACCCGTATCATCCCCCGTCACCTGCAGCTGGCGGTGCGCAACGACGAGGAGCTGAACAAACTCCTGGGCGGAGTGACCATCGCTCAGGGCGGTGTGCTGCCCAACATCCAGGCTGTGCTGCTGCCCAAGAAGACCGAGAAGCCCGCCAAAACCAAATAA
- the LOC127156629 gene encoding histone H1-like, with product MAETAPAAAAPPAKAPKKKSASKPKKTGPNVRDLIVKTVTASKERSGVSLAALKKALSAGGYDVEKNNSRVKVAVKSLVTNGTLVQTKGTGASGSFKLNKKQAETKKKPAKKTPAKAKKPATKKPSVKKSPKKVKKPAATAAKKATKSPKKAKKPAAAKKPAKSPKKAKPAAAKKAAKSPKKAKAAKPKTVKPKAAKPKKVAPKKK from the coding sequence ATGGCTGAAACCGCTCCAGCTGCCGCCGCTCCTCCGGCTAAAGCTCCCAAGAAGAAATCAGCTTCTAAACCCAAGAAAACAGGCCCGAACGTCAGGGACCTCATCGTCAAGACCGTGACCGCCTCCAAGGAGAGAAGCGGCGTGTCCCTCGCCGCCCTGAAGAAGGCTCTTTCTGCGGGTGGTTACGATGTGGAGAAAAACAACTCCCGCGTCAAGGTCGCCGTCAAGAGTTTGGTGACCAACGGCACCCTGGTCCAGACCAAAGGCACTGGCGCCTCCGGTTCCTTCAAGCTCAACAAAAAGCAAGCCGAAACCAAGAAGAAACCCGCTAAGAAAACCCCCGCGAAAGCAAAGAAGCCTGCTACAAAGAAACCCTCCGTCAAGAAATCCCCCAAAAAGGTGAAGAAACCGGCAGCCACCGCTGCAAAGAAGGCGACAAAGAGCCCCAAGAAGGCCAAGAAGCCTGCAGCTGCTAAGAAGCCAGCTAAGAGCCCCAAAAAGGCGAAGCCAGCAGCCGCTAAGAAAGCAGCCAAGAGCCCCAAGAAGGCCAAGGCAGCCAAACCCAAGACGGTGAAGCCTAAAGCAGCTAAGCCTAAAAAAGTGGCTcccaaaaagaaataa